Proteins from a genomic interval of Pseudodesulfovibrio nedwellii:
- the purE gene encoding 5-(carboxyamino)imidazole ribonucleotide mutase — MPKVVIFMGSISDEDKMRPCSDLLKELGIDHVFTVSSAHRTPERTARLVEEFEADGAQVFICAAGLAAHLAGAVAAKTTKPVLGVPLAGSPFGGMDAMLATVQMPPGFPVGTLALDKVGAKNAAWLAAQILALHDDGLTQKILDAREGFKESVERAAESL, encoded by the coding sequence ATGCCTAAGGTTGTAATTTTCATGGGGTCAATTTCCGATGAAGACAAGATGCGTCCTTGCTCTGATTTACTGAAAGAGTTGGGGATTGATCATGTTTTTACGGTGTCTTCCGCACACCGGACACCGGAACGGACGGCACGATTGGTTGAAGAATTTGAAGCTGATGGTGCGCAGGTGTTTATCTGTGCCGCAGGTCTGGCCGCACATCTTGCAGGAGCTGTTGCCGCCAAGACCACCAAGCCCGTACTCGGCGTGCCACTGGCCGGTTCTCCGTTCGGTGGTATGGATGCGATGCTTGCCACTGTGCAGATGCCTCCGGGTTTCCCGGTCGGTACACTTGCATTGGATAAGGTCGGTGCCAAGAACGCTGCATGGCTGGCTGCCCAGATTCTTGCTTTGCATGATGACGGACTGACGCAGAAAATTCTGGATGCTCGTGAAGGTTTCAAGGAGTCGGTTGAAAGAGCTGCTGAGAGCTTGTAA
- the purD gene encoding phosphoribosylamine--glycine ligase, with protein MKILIVGSGGREHALCWKLAQSPKVESILCAPGNGGTAQIGENIDIKDDDIPALVKLAKDREIDLVVVGPEMPLVLGLENSLTQEGIPCFGPNAFAANLEGSKAFSKNVMADAGVPTAAFRVFDEYEAAVAFIKERGAPLVVKADGLAAGKGVIVATSEEEAIEAVEEMMVKKVFGSAGDRVVIEETLKGEEASFLCFCDGTNYAMLPSSQDHKAAYEGDTGPNTGGMGAYSPAPILPKDKYAETAELCIKPILRHLAAKGQPFKGVLYAGLMYTENGPSVLEYNVRFGDPECQPLLMRLETDLLTIMFACIDGKLDQIEVTSTSQTACGVVIAAEGYPGSYPKGMEITGLEDADAMDGVKVFQAGTKVDSDKIVTSGGRVLCVTALGDDLAAAREKAYEAVGKVHFDKSYYRNDIADKGLKRLK; from the coding sequence ATGAAGATATTGATTGTCGGTTCCGGTGGGCGTGAACACGCCTTGTGCTGGAAGCTTGCTCAGAGCCCGAAAGTTGAATCCATCCTGTGCGCGCCCGGTAATGGCGGCACCGCCCAGATTGGTGAAAATATAGATATTAAAGATGACGATATTCCGGCTCTGGTCAAATTGGCCAAAGATCGTGAAATTGATCTGGTCGTCGTTGGTCCCGAGATGCCGTTGGTACTCGGACTGGAAAATTCGCTTACACAGGAAGGCATTCCGTGTTTCGGCCCGAACGCCTTTGCAGCGAATCTGGAAGGTTCCAAGGCTTTTTCTAAGAATGTCATGGCCGACGCGGGCGTGCCCACTGCGGCATTTCGTGTCTTCGACGAATATGAAGCTGCCGTGGCTTTTATCAAGGAGCGCGGCGCACCCCTCGTGGTCAAGGCTGACGGTCTGGCCGCCGGTAAGGGCGTGATCGTGGCAACCTCTGAAGAAGAAGCCATTGAAGCTGTGGAAGAGATGATGGTCAAAAAGGTATTCGGCTCAGCCGGGGACCGTGTGGTCATCGAAGAAACACTCAAGGGTGAAGAAGCTTCCTTCCTGTGTTTTTGTGATGGCACCAACTACGCCATGCTGCCCTCCAGTCAGGACCACAAGGCTGCCTATGAAGGTGATACCGGTCCCAACACTGGCGGAATGGGAGCCTACTCCCCTGCCCCTATCCTTCCCAAAGATAAATATGCCGAGACCGCTGAACTTTGCATTAAGCCTATTTTGCGTCATCTGGCCGCCAAGGGGCAGCCGTTCAAAGGTGTGTTGTATGCTGGCCTGATGTACACCGAAAACGGCCCCAGTGTGCTTGAATATAATGTCCGGTTTGGTGATCCCGAATGCCAGCCGTTGCTTATGCGCTTGGAGACCGACTTGCTGACGATCATGTTCGCCTGCATCGACGGCAAGCTGGATCAGATTGAAGTGACATCCACTTCGCAGACCGCATGTGGTGTGGTCATAGCCGCTGAAGGCTATCCCGGTTCCTACCCCAAAGGCATGGAAATTACCGGCCTTGAGGATGCGGATGCTATGGACGGAGTCAAGGTTTTCCAGGCTGGAACCAAAGTCGATAGCGATAAGATCGTGACTTCGGGCGGACGTGTCCTTTGTGTCACCGCGCTTGGGGATGATTTGGCCGCTGCTCGGGAAAAGGCCTATGAGGCCGTGGGCAAGGTTCATTTCGATAAGAGTTATTATCGAAATGATATAGCTGATAAAGGTTTAAAGCGTTTGAAATAG
- a CDS encoding rubrerythrin family protein yields the protein MSKTLENLKEAFAGESQANRKYLAFAEKAEKDGKPGVAKLFRAAAAAETIHAHAHLRLMKGIGSTEDNLKAAIEGETFEFKSMYPEMMEDAKAEGENAILRYFGFANEAEKIHAELYTQALEADTDTFAEADFYICSVCGHTQDGEPTEKCPICGAAPKAYVKVD from the coding sequence ATGAGTAAGACTTTGGAAAACTTGAAGGAAGCGTTTGCAGGTGAATCTCAGGCCAACCGTAAGTATTTGGCATTTGCCGAAAAGGCTGAAAAAGATGGCAAGCCCGGTGTTGCCAAGCTCTTTCGTGCAGCTGCAGCCGCCGAGACCATTCATGCCCATGCGCACCTTCGTCTTATGAAAGGTATTGGCTCTACCGAGGATAATCTCAAAGCCGCCATCGAGGGCGAAACTTTTGAGTTCAAATCCATGTATCCCGAGATGATGGAAGACGCCAAAGCCGAAGGCGAAAATGCTATCTTGCGTTATTTCGGATTCGCCAACGAGGCTGAGAAAATTCACGCCGAGCTGTACACACAGGCTCTTGAAGCCGATACTGATACTTTTGCCGAAGCTGACTTTTACATCTGCTCCGTCTGTGGTCATACGCAGGACGGTGAGCCCACTGAAAAATGTCCTATTTGTGGTGCAGCCCCCAAGGCATACGTCAAAGTCGACTAA
- a CDS encoding LysR family transcriptional regulator, with product MELYQLKTFVVVAEEEHLTRASVRLHTSQPTVSAHIKALEEELETRLFIRTPKGMRLTEAGERLRNKAKEVLQAARELTLEARNMGDELVGDLSIGLNTDAEYLRIVPLLNSLGEEHPKITMQIQQRASTSVQDAILNGVLDCGFIFGEPRHPDIHSVKLKDTQFFVAVPDIWKDRIPGGLEALADLPWIMDPSDNPLQKLTDPFFRARNIKLPIQLEVDGDEVIRVLVAAGKGVSFLRKNEVEAANRIGQTVHSIPFDELFIDVRFVWLKRRDQDPVMQAVIDHVKKSWDIK from the coding sequence ATGGAACTCTATCAGCTCAAGACATTCGTGGTGGTGGCCGAAGAGGAGCACCTGACCCGTGCGTCAGTACGATTGCATACGAGCCAACCCACGGTCAGTGCACATATCAAAGCGTTGGAAGAAGAACTTGAAACACGGCTGTTTATCCGCACGCCCAAGGGTATGCGGCTGACAGAGGCGGGTGAACGACTTCGAAATAAGGCGAAGGAAGTTCTTCAGGCAGCAAGGGAATTGACGCTTGAGGCGCGAAACATGGGCGATGAACTGGTGGGTGATTTATCCATTGGACTGAACACGGACGCCGAATATCTGCGCATCGTGCCACTGCTCAATTCTCTCGGTGAAGAGCACCCCAAAATCACCATGCAAATCCAACAACGGGCGAGTACATCGGTACAGGACGCCATTCTGAACGGTGTATTGGACTGCGGCTTCATCTTCGGCGAACCTCGTCATCCGGACATTCATTCCGTTAAACTGAAAGATACACAATTCTTCGTCGCCGTACCGGACATCTGGAAAGACCGTATTCCCGGTGGGCTTGAAGCTCTTGCCGATCTTCCGTGGATCATGGACCCCAGCGATAACCCGTTACAAAAACTGACTGACCCGTTTTTTCGGGCCAGAAACATCAAGTTACCCATTCAATTAGAAGTGGACGGCGACGAGGTTATTCGTGTGCTGGTGGCTGCTGGCAAGGGGGTTTCATTCCTGCGAAAAAACGAAGTCGAAGCAGCCAACCGCATCGGCCAGACCGTCCACTCCATACCCTTTGATGAACTCTTTATTGATGTCCGTTTCGTTTGGTTGAAACGACGGGATCAGGACCCGGTCATGCAGGCCGTCATCGATCATGTAAAAAAATCCTGGGACATCAAATAG
- a CDS encoding LysR family transcriptional regulator, producing the protein MELYQLRTFVAVAEEGNFTRAGKRVHASQPAVSAHIKALEEELGVRLFDRVARGVELTHAGSELVHDAIEVLAAANTLEARAVTLGGAVTGQMALGLCADPKYLKVSGLLNQIAERFPRLNLKLAQSPSGVILSEIRARNMDAGFIFSGNPYGDLDTIKLADPFYCVMGAAHMKKDLAKAGPEELSAYTWVVATSNSPLQELQVKLFNEYGIVPAQIISVNSEEVMRPLVVEGKALGVMRDDEADCLLASNQGAECPLLGRHSLEMNFVYRKNQADDPSMSILIDIVRKEWSV; encoded by the coding sequence ATGGAACTCTATCAACTTAGAACTTTCGTGGCTGTGGCCGAAGAGGGAAATTTCACCCGTGCGGGTAAGCGAGTCCATGCTTCACAGCCAGCGGTCAGCGCACATATCAAGGCCCTTGAAGAGGAACTTGGTGTTCGATTATTTGACCGCGTGGCGCGTGGTGTGGAGTTGACCCATGCAGGGTCTGAACTGGTACATGATGCTATCGAAGTCCTTGCCGCAGCCAATACGCTTGAAGCCCGGGCTGTGACTCTGGGCGGTGCCGTCACCGGACAGATGGCCCTCGGATTGTGTGCTGATCCCAAGTATCTCAAGGTCAGTGGTCTGCTCAATCAGATTGCAGAACGGTTTCCACGTCTTAACTTGAAGCTTGCCCAATCTCCTTCCGGGGTTATTCTCAGTGAAATTCGGGCCAGAAATATGGACGCCGGATTCATTTTTTCCGGTAACCCTTACGGCGATCTTGACACTATTAAGTTAGCTGATCCTTTTTATTGTGTCATGGGAGCCGCGCATATGAAAAAGGATTTGGCCAAGGCCGGTCCCGAAGAGCTTTCTGCATATACTTGGGTGGTGGCTACCAGCAACAGTCCGCTTCAGGAATTGCAGGTAAAGCTGTTTAATGAGTATGGGATTGTTCCGGCTCAGATTATCAGCGTGAATTCGGAAGAAGTCATGCGACCACTTGTTGTCGAAGGCAAGGCGCTTGGCGTAATGCGTGACGACGAGGCAGATTGTTTGCTGGCGTCGAATCAAGGTGCGGAATGCCCGTTACTGGGGCGTCATTCGTTGGAGATGAATTTTGTGTATCGTAAGAATCAGGCAGACGATCCGTCCATGTCTATCCTTATTGATATAGTCCGTAAGGAATGGAGTGTATAA
- a CDS encoding GGDEF domain-containing protein has protein sequence MQLNGKILLNILVVQGDTLERKRMVDLLEGGNAYVHGAVNGREGLRLFHDLKPEILIMDLNIEQLDGLLLLQEAREAMPSLKVIVTFGSYAPYGLVQAVELGVDKFFRLPVDGSQLREAVMQCARDISMTRRMAHADYSLYRLLDFFPGPAVLVDGVDVTYMNQPLSIFLGLDTAESACALDMGLEDFILQQNNEIYDGHPHKWIESMVNDPVDRDHVLHIENPRNPGSRPRVFSVTFNQFPGTDMRLFSFQDVSDLEDERVHFQGEASTDPLTKAFNRRSLMEKLSRLRGTDTAFGLIMFDIDHFKSVNDTYGHDVGDAVLREMAQLVRDQVRDGDVLARWGGEEFIVLSPGTGEKRAIKVAERLRLAVKHSAFTGVPRRITASFGIVMHTPGETGDELVKRADQALYKAKDTGRDKIIFG, from the coding sequence ATGCAGTTGAACGGGAAGATTCTCTTGAATATTCTTGTGGTCCAAGGTGATACTTTGGAGCGCAAACGCATGGTGGATTTGCTGGAAGGCGGGAACGCGTATGTCCATGGGGCTGTGAATGGACGTGAAGGATTGCGGCTATTTCATGATCTCAAGCCGGAAATCCTGATCATGGATTTGAATATTGAACAACTGGACGGGTTGCTTCTTTTGCAAGAGGCCCGCGAAGCCATGCCCAGTCTCAAGGTGATCGTCACTTTTGGTTCGTATGCTCCATATGGGCTGGTGCAGGCCGTGGAACTGGGCGTTGACAAGTTTTTCAGGCTTCCTGTGGATGGCTCGCAACTTCGTGAAGCGGTCATGCAGTGCGCGCGGGATATTTCCATGACCCGACGCATGGCTCATGCTGATTATTCTCTGTACCGATTACTTGATTTTTTCCCCGGTCCAGCCGTGCTGGTGGATGGGGTTGATGTGACATATATGAACCAGCCCTTAAGTATTTTTCTCGGTCTGGATACAGCAGAAAGTGCGTGTGCTTTGGATATGGGGTTGGAAGATTTCATTCTACAACAGAATAATGAAATATACGACGGGCATCCGCATAAGTGGATCGAATCAATGGTCAATGACCCTGTTGATCGCGATCATGTGCTGCACATAGAGAACCCACGAAATCCCGGTTCACGGCCAAGGGTTTTCAGCGTGACCTTCAACCAGTTTCCGGGCACGGATATGCGGCTTTTTTCGTTTCAGGATGTGAGTGATCTGGAAGACGAACGGGTTCATTTTCAGGGGGAAGCGTCAACCGATCCACTGACCAAGGCGTTTAATCGGCGCAGCCTGATGGAAAAACTTAGCCGTTTGAGAGGGACTGATACGGCTTTCGGGCTGATCATGTTCGATATTGACCACTTTAAATCTGTCAATGACACTTATGGTCATGACGTAGGCGACGCAGTGCTGCGTGAAATGGCTCAGTTGGTTCGAGATCAGGTTCGGGACGGGGATGTTTTGGCCCGCTGGGGCGGAGAAGAATTCATCGTCCTGTCTCCCGGCACTGGGGAGAAGCGCGCTATCAAGGTGGCGGAGAGACTGCGCTTGGCAGTCAAGCATTCTGCTTTTACAGGCGTTCCAAGAAGGATTACAGCCAGCTTCGGCATTGTTATGCACACACCCGGAGAGACAGGCGATGAATTAGTGAAGCGAGCGGACCAGGCTTTATACAAAGCCAAGGATACCGGTCGCGACAAAATTATATTTGGATGA
- a CDS encoding enoyl-ACP reductase FabI, whose translation MLLEGKKALIFGVVNDRSIAYGIAKQFKEHGARIAFSYAADPIKRRLEPICDELGGEFMFKCDVTSDGEIADGARLVQEQWGDVDILVHSIAYANREDLKGRFIDTSREGYKVALDVSSFSLVALCRAYEKLLNKGGSVLTLSYYGAGKVVANYNAMGVAKAALEACVRYLSVDLGEAGIRINAISAGPVKTMAASGISGFKSILGRIEEKAPLHRNITIDDVGKCALYLASDLSSGTTGDIVFVDSGYNVMGV comes from the coding sequence ATGCTTCTGGAAGGAAAGAAAGCCCTTATTTTCGGTGTTGTTAACGATCGCTCCATCGCCTACGGCATCGCCAAGCAGTTTAAGGAACATGGGGCACGTATTGCCTTCAGTTATGCGGCAGATCCGATCAAGCGCAGGCTGGAACCTATCTGTGATGAGCTTGGTGGCGAGTTCATGTTCAAGTGTGATGTGACATCGGACGGAGAGATTGCGGACGGCGCACGGCTCGTACAAGAGCAATGGGGCGACGTGGATATTCTGGTTCATTCCATCGCTTACGCCAATCGTGAAGACCTCAAGGGGCGGTTTATCGACACCAGCCGCGAAGGATACAAAGTAGCTCTGGATGTTTCTTCCTTTTCATTGGTTGCCCTGTGTCGTGCGTATGAAAAATTGCTCAACAAGGGTGGTTCTGTCCTGACTCTCAGCTATTATGGTGCGGGCAAGGTGGTTGCCAACTACAACGCCATGGGCGTGGCCAAGGCCGCTCTTGAGGCATGTGTGCGTTATTTGTCCGTGGATTTGGGTGAAGCCGGGATACGTATCAACGCCATTTCCGCAGGGCCGGTCAAAACCATGGCTGCTTCGGGTATTTCCGGGTTCAAGTCTATTCTTGGTCGTATTGAGGAAAAAGCTCCTCTGCATCGTAATATTACCATTGACGACGTGGGCAAATGTGCCCTGTATCTCGCATCAGATCTTTCCTCCGGTACCACCGGCGATATAGTCTTCGTGGATTCCGGTTACAATGTCATGGGTGTGTAG
- a CDS encoding glycosyltransferase family protein: protein MRIVFYCQHVLGVGHMFRSLEIVKGLKDHEVILVTGGAKVDFDPPANMTQIQLPGLMMDSKFTRFIPLEEGAQVDEVLVRRLRQFKEIMAEYQPDIFMVELFPFGRKKFRFELLPILKKVRKGEYGKCKAVCSVRDILVEKDDMKRQVERVHGYLNPNFDHVLVHSDPKLVKLDETFPGVDGIVPEVHYTGYVARQSDPIQTAALTDELNLGDTPLIVTSVGGGHIGHDMLTGVMGASPKLNETHPHKLVMFTGPYATEDHFQELKEQAASHNHITVKRFTKRFLAYLELARLSVSLGGYNTTMNLLATNTFGLMYPFLQNREQNMRARRIEKKGGLRVITSDDLEPTLLASHMAKALDMEAAPLGLDLNGGPNSARILEKVFAAM from the coding sequence ATGCGTATTGTCTTTTATTGTCAGCATGTCCTTGGCGTGGGGCATATGTTTCGTTCGCTTGAAATCGTCAAGGGGCTCAAGGACCACGAGGTCATTTTGGTGACAGGCGGTGCCAAGGTGGATTTCGATCCGCCTGCAAACATGACACAGATTCAGCTTCCCGGCCTGATGATGGATTCTAAGTTTACCCGGTTCATTCCGCTGGAGGAAGGAGCCCAAGTCGATGAAGTGCTGGTACGTCGTCTGCGTCAGTTCAAGGAAATCATGGCTGAATATCAGCCGGATATTTTTATGGTCGAACTGTTTCCGTTTGGGCGCAAGAAATTTCGTTTTGAATTGTTGCCTATCCTGAAAAAGGTCCGCAAGGGTGAATACGGCAAATGCAAGGCCGTATGTAGTGTGCGTGATATTTTGGTGGAAAAGGACGACATGAAACGGCAGGTTGAGCGCGTCCATGGCTACTTGAATCCTAATTTTGATCATGTACTGGTTCATTCCGATCCGAAGCTGGTGAAGCTCGATGAAACGTTTCCCGGCGTGGACGGGATCGTGCCGGAAGTCCATTACACTGGCTATGTCGCGCGTCAATCAGACCCCATCCAGACGGCGGCCCTGACTGATGAATTGAATCTGGGGGACACCCCGCTTATCGTCACATCCGTGGGCGGCGGTCATATCGGGCATGACATGCTCACCGGCGTCATGGGCGCCTCCCCCAAGCTTAATGAAACCCATCCGCATAAACTGGTTATGTTCACTGGTCCTTATGCAACCGAAGATCATTTTCAGGAATTGAAAGAACAGGCTGCTTCACACAATCACATCACGGTCAAACGGTTTACCAAGCGATTTCTGGCCTATCTGGAACTGGCTCGTTTATCCGTGTCGCTTGGCGGATACAATACCACCATGAATCTGTTGGCGACTAACACCTTTGGGCTGATGTATCCTTTCTTGCAGAACCGTGAGCAGAATATGCGTGCTCGGCGTATTGAGAAAAAGGGTGGTCTGCGCGTCATCACTTCCGATGACCTTGAACCCACCCTTCTCGCTTCACACATGGCGAAAGCTTTGGACATGGAAGCCGCCCCGCTTGGTCTTGATTTGAATGGTGGGCCTAACAGTGCACGAATTTTGGAAAAGGTCTTCGCAGCCATGTAG
- a CDS encoding histidine phosphatase family protein has protein sequence MTTYFCMRHGVTDWNRESRIQGTEDISLSEEGREMVRKWAGTLADGGLECILTSSLGRAKETAAIINEKLGLPIHEDTRLGEQDWGEWTGLTKEDLKQIRKQVKQQEYKGFDFCPPKGESRNDVLMRTCDALIDFSEEHPDKSVLVVTHNGVLKCLAYALTGLEFMPNDPDPLEAYRLHRIECLENELAPGQFNMEL, from the coding sequence ATGACCACATATTTTTGCATGCGTCACGGGGTGACCGACTGGAATCGTGAGTCTCGTATTCAGGGGACAGAAGATATTTCACTGAGTGAAGAAGGCCGTGAGATGGTTCGAAAATGGGCCGGAACTTTGGCCGATGGCGGGCTTGAATGCATCCTGACCAGTTCTCTTGGACGGGCAAAGGAAACAGCCGCTATCATTAATGAAAAGCTTGGGTTACCCATACATGAAGACACTCGGCTCGGTGAACAGGATTGGGGTGAATGGACAGGTTTGACCAAGGAAGATTTGAAGCAGATCAGGAAGCAGGTGAAACAGCAGGAATACAAGGGCTTTGATTTTTGTCCTCCCAAAGGCGAAAGCCGCAATGATGTTCTTATGCGTACCTGTGACGCGCTTATTGATTTTTCCGAGGAACATCCCGACAAGTCCGTCCTAGTTGTCACGCACAACGGCGTGCTCAAGTGTCTGGCCTATGCCTTGACCGGTTTGGAGTTCATGCCGAACGATCCAGATCCGCTTGAAGCGTACCGACTGCATCGTATCGAATGTCTGGAAAATGAGTTGGCTCCCGGCCAGTTCAATATGGAGCTGTAA
- a CDS encoding glycosyltransferase family 4 protein has protein sequence MKIALCTPFKPLDNPSVSGDVTIARDLLDTLRELGHDVFALPYFPAKEIYRKPALWPGGFLAVDRMVRAARGVDCWLTFGSYYKVPDVFGPTATHRLNIPYFIVQASYAENRGKKLATWSGYTLNKRAMLRADHIFCNRKNDVRGCAKLLSQSRYTAIQPGLPKGLLKQDTVAGAQLRKKWSTGDSVVIVTVAMMRSGVKEQGLRWLFDSCAELIAEGQNITLVVGGDGPCRAELEARAKELLGERVRFLGMIDRLELATIFSAGDMFAFPGLKESLGMVYLEAQMCGLPVVATDDEGAPMVVSHGQTGLITNATHKDFTAGVRQLALNPVLRNELAAHCAAYVRDVHTAQNNYREMTHIMEDIVRNGATQ, from the coding sequence GTGAAGATCGCCTTGTGCACACCGTTCAAGCCGCTTGATAATCCGTCTGTCTCTGGCGACGTGACAATTGCGCGTGATCTTTTGGATACCCTCCGTGAACTGGGGCATGATGTTTTTGCTCTCCCTTATTTCCCGGCTAAGGAAATTTATCGCAAGCCAGCTTTGTGGCCCGGTGGATTTTTGGCTGTGGACCGTATGGTTCGTGCGGCTCGAGGTGTGGATTGTTGGCTGACATTTGGCTCATATTACAAGGTTCCTGACGTTTTTGGACCGACCGCTACTCATCGTTTGAATATTCCCTATTTTATTGTTCAGGCGAGTTACGCCGAGAACCGGGGAAAGAAACTGGCGACATGGTCGGGATATACGCTGAACAAACGGGCCATGCTTCGGGCTGATCATATTTTTTGCAACCGAAAAAATGATGTGCGTGGTTGCGCCAAATTACTTTCGCAGTCTCGATATACCGCCATTCAGCCGGGTCTTCCGAAGGGATTACTTAAACAGGATACAGTGGCTGGTGCTCAGTTACGAAAAAAATGGTCGACCGGTGATTCTGTTGTCATCGTGACCGTTGCCATGATGCGATCAGGCGTCAAGGAACAAGGATTGCGTTGGTTGTTTGATTCCTGCGCCGAGCTTATTGCCGAAGGTCAGAATATCACATTGGTCGTGGGTGGTGACGGACCGTGTCGGGCTGAATTGGAAGCACGGGCAAAAGAATTACTTGGTGAACGGGTACGTTTTTTGGGCATGATTGATCGTTTGGAACTCGCAACCATTTTCAGTGCGGGTGACATGTTTGCTTTTCCTGGGTTGAAGGAAAGCTTGGGTATGGTCTATCTGGAAGCCCAGATGTGCGGACTTCCAGTGGTGGCCACTGACGACGAAGGCGCGCCCATGGTGGTGTCACACGGACAGACCGGATTGATTACCAATGCAACCCATAAAGATTTCACAGCGGGGGTCAGGCAGTTGGCCTTGAATCCTGTTTTGCGAAACGAACTGGCAGCGCACTGCGCCGCATATGTTCGGGACGTACATACTGCACAAAATAATTATCGAGAAATGACGCACATTATGGAAGATATTGTGCGCAATGGAGCCACACAATGA
- a CDS encoding tetratricopeptide repeat protein encodes MKRLLFIIFLFVSLMGASGCSTEPTPGGDDIEQARTSYSKGFYLEAEKEYEQYLQAAPQGIFRKEAWERLSEIAVTVKGEYDRAVILLEAMYLELGDDQEEGWKIMYQLGEVYSVLGNKPKAIESFEKCLLHAAEFPDKTTQTQLRMARLYRDMGNYGQVAATLQYCADSAENTDDKAQCLYELAQSYSFISSWSQAKNALESLLNLEGVSEETRALSIFLLADIYENDRNHAKARELLESIVDTYPNRRVVESRLANLPDVPKKPIPLVPPKN; translated from the coding sequence ATGAAGCGTTTACTTTTTATAATATTTCTTTTTGTATCTCTGATGGGTGCGAGTGGATGTTCCACTGAGCCTACCCCGGGGGGAGATGACATTGAGCAAGCTCGTACATCCTATTCCAAGGGATTTTATCTCGAAGCGGAAAAGGAATACGAACAATATTTGCAGGCCGCACCACAAGGAATCTTTCGCAAGGAAGCATGGGAACGGTTGAGTGAAATAGCCGTGACGGTCAAAGGAGAATATGACCGGGCAGTGATTTTGCTTGAAGCGATGTATCTGGAACTTGGTGATGATCAAGAAGAAGGCTGGAAAATAATGTACCAGCTTGGTGAAGTGTATTCTGTACTTGGAAATAAACCCAAAGCAATAGAATCATTTGAAAAATGCTTGCTTCATGCAGCAGAGTTTCCTGATAAGACAACGCAGACGCAGTTACGCATGGCACGATTGTATCGAGATATGGGCAATTATGGTCAGGTCGCGGCCACGTTGCAGTATTGCGCTGATAGTGCAGAAAATACCGATGACAAGGCACAGTGCCTGTATGAATTGGCGCAAAGTTACAGCTTTATTTCCAGTTGGTCCCAGGCAAAAAATGCTCTTGAATCATTGTTGAATTTGGAAGGCGTTTCCGAAGAAACACGTGCTCTTTCAATCTTTTTGTTGGCTGATATCTATGAAAACGACCGGAATCATGCCAAGGCAAGAGAATTGCTGGAGTCTATCGTAGACACATATCCGAACCGTCGGGTCGTGGAATCCCGGTTGGCAAATTTGCCGGATGTGCCGAAGAAACCAATTCCATTGGTTCCACCGAAAAATTGA